The nucleotide sequence CGTCCGGATAGCGATCCACTATCTCGTCGGCGACGCCCGGGAGGTCTGCTTTGTGCGTTTCGAGGTTTTCCTCGAACGCCTCGCTCATCTCCAGATTGTCGATGTCCTGGCTCAACACACCGGAGAGGCTCTTGAGTTCGTCCCGATACAGATCGAGGACGACGCTGCGCTGGCGGTCCAGCGTTTCGTGCGTGACCTCGGGCGTGACGTACGGATTCCCGTCACGGTCGCTGCCCGCCCACGATCGGAACTCGTAGAGTTTCGGGACGTCGACTTCGCCGTCGTATGCCTCTTCGAGCGCGACCTCGAGTTCGTCGTAGACTTCGTCGATGACGTCGAAGAGACTGTTCTCGAGGTACCACTGGATGTTCAGCGTCTCGTCGGTCACGTCGGGCCGGCGATCGCGGACCTGCGGGGTCTGCCAGAGGCTCGTCACTTCCGCCCGGAGTTCGCGCTTCTTCCGGCGTACCTCCCGGTCCGTGAGGCGGATCTGATCGAGGTCCTGGATGAGCTTCCCCACCGACCAGAGCTTGGCCTTGATCGTCTTGCGTCGCGCTTCGGTCGGGTGAGCCGTGAAGGTCGGCTCGATCATGACGTCCTCGAGGATCTCCTCGACGGTGTCCGGATCGACGTCCTCGGCAGCCAGCGTCTCGACAGCTTCCTCGACGGTGTCCGAGAGGTCCCCGCTTTGGACTCCCTCTCTGATCTCGCGGACACGCTCGCGCTCCTCGGCGAGGTTGATGAGTTCGAAATAGGTAGTAAAGGCCCGCGCGACGACGTCTTGCATCTCCGGGGAGAGCCGGTCGAGTTCGTCGTGGATCGGCTCACGGGACTCGCCGTCCCCGCGACGGTAGGCGATCGCGTTGTTCCGGATCCTCTCGACAGATTTGAACGCTTCTGTCGAGTCTTGTGCCTCGATGATCGACCCCAGCAGTTGCCCCAACTCACGGACATCCTGGTTGAGCTCTCTGCCGTGTAAAGTCATACCACCCAATGAACATTGGAAGGCTATAACACTAGCGGAATTGGAAGAATGTCATATCCGCAGTAGATAATCATTCAATAAGTCGCAGTCTTGGGATTTCGCCATGGAATTCGCCACGATCTATGAGTATAATATCACGGGCCGGACCATTCTTTCGGGGGGCAACCGGTTCCAACGGTCACCATGGCCCCCTCTCGAGACGGGATTCGAATCACGTCGACCTGCAGAGGGGGACCGGTGTCTCTCGGCGTCCGTGTTTATCCCTCGCGAGCGCGTATGGGTGAGCATGCGCGAGTTGGCTTTCGCCCTGGAGTACGACGCCGGGTGCAACCGGGTTGCGGATACGCTCGCCGAGCATTCGGGGGCACGGATTCGGTCGCTGTCGCTGCACGCTACCGACGAGCGCCTCTGGCGGGTCGACCACGCGAGCGGTTCGCCCGACGCACTCGACGCGATCGAGGACGCGTTCCGCACCACTGACTACTACGCCGACTGTCTCGCGACAGACGACTGTGGCGCGACCCAGACGACGGACGTCCTCGATCGATCAGCCGAGACGCTCGTTCTCTATTCGTACTGGGAGCGGACGCCCGTCTGCGTTTCCGTGCCCCACCTCGCACTGGATCACCTCGGCGACGGCCTCTTGTTCGATACGCGCCACGAGGGCCGCCATTACACCTGGCGGATCATCCACTCGGGGACCGGCGACGTCGCGGCCTTTTTCGATGCACTCGAGACCGCCGTCGGTGACTGCGCCGAGATGGAGATGCTCCGGACGGGCGTGACGGCCGATCCCGGATCGGGTGAGGACGGTGAGGCGACGCTTCTCGCCCCTGAACAAGAGGCTGCCCTGCGGGCGGCCGTCGAGCACGGCTACTACGAGAATCCGCGAGACGTCGACGTCGCCGACCTCGCCGAACACTTAGATGTGCCCCGGTCGACGCTCACCTACCGGCTGCGACGCGCGGAAGAACAGCTCGCGAAGGGGTACGTGGCGGGAGACCCCCGTCCGGAAGCGCCGCCGACAGGGTGAGCACGTGTGGACTGTGCTTTCGTTTCCTACAGCGAGACGGTAGCAGTCAGTAACCCAGAAAATAGTTATGCCTGAAACGATGATTTGACACCAATGAGGTCAAGCGGCCCCACTCGTCGACAGGTACTCGCGGGAGCAGGTGCAGTCGGGGCTTCCGGGCTCGGTTTTCTGGGCTACTCGACTGACAACCCAGTACATCGGTCGTCGATCGACCGGACCGAAACACGGCAGGTATCGCACGATCCCGATGTGGGGGAGGTCTGGGTCGGGAATTTTCAGTTCGGGGAGCGGCTGCCGGAGATGGATCTCACACAACTCATCGGCGTGCAATACGGTGGGCGGGATTCTCACGACTACCGGTTCTTTGACGTCATCGGGGTCACGATCACACACGGCAACTCGGGTGCGGACAGGCCATCGTTCGACCGACACTGGCTGGATATCGGATCGCGCGAAACCCGTCTGTTAACGCCGGTCGATCCACTTGATTACGATTCGATTCAGGGGGGCGCTCTCGTCTCGCCGGCCGTTATCACCGAGAACCTTCCGATCGAACGTGGCCAGCTGGACGACCCGTCCGTGATCATGGATCTCATCACGAGCGGGACGTTCACCGGGACGACTGGCTTGAGAGGGAACGAACATGTGGAACGCGATCTCGAACTGATCGACGCCTTCTTGAACCACTATTCACCCGAGCGATCCGATCGATTGACACGGACTGGACTCCTCTATGCGCTCCATAAGGACCAAACGACCGACTACGACGGCCACCCAGATGCGGAGTCCGAAAGAGGGTACCTGTGGCATTGCGACAGTGTGGCTGCCCACGTCGTTCAGTATGAGGGGTTCTTCCTCGAACCGTCCAGCAGTACGTATCAATTCAACGTCTCCCAACGTATCCCACGGCCGAGTATTCTGGGGGACCCGACCGTCGAATCCACCCTCTCCATCGAGATTTCCCCATGATCACTCCCGTTTCACGCTGGCCCGGGCAATCGACGAGCGGGACGGCTCGCGTCCGGACACACAGCTTTCCCCCTGTCCGTGTGTCTGTCCCCTGAACCACTGACGATCTTGGAATATTCCAACGAAGGCTTATCGAACTGTCGCCCGTAGCTCGAAGTAATGAGCGACGACGAGATGGCAGCGAGTTCGGGCGGTGGGGAACCGCCGACAGCGCGGGGTGCAGACGGCAAGACAGGCAAAGCGGTTACGGCCCGGCTCGCCGTCCCCGAGATGGATTGTCCGTCGTGTGCGAGCAAGGTCGACGGGAGCCTCGAACGCGTCGACGGGATCACCGAGGTGTCGCTGTCGCCCACCAAAGGAACCGCGACGGTGACGTTCGATCCCGAACGGACGAGCGAGGAGGGGGTGATCGCGGCCATCGAGGGCGCGGGCTACGAAGTTCTCGACGGCGGGAGCGGGGACGAGAGCGAGAGGGGCACCGACGGCCCCGACGTTGCCCCGCCGACCGAGATCTGGACGAGTCCGCGGGCGATCAAGACTTGGATCGGTGCAGCCTTCCTCGTGGCCGGCCTGGCCGTCGAGTTCCTCCTCACCGGTGGGAACGTCGAGGTCGCCGCTGTCCTCGACTATCCCATTGCGGTCGCTGACGCCCTGTTCCTCGTCGCGATCGTCGTCAGCGGCGCGCCGGTCGTCCGGAGCGGAATCTACTCGGCACGCAACCGGAGCCTCGACATCGACCTGCTGATGGGCGTGGCCATCATCGCGGCGACGGGGATCGGCTACGTCGTCGAGGCCGCGACCCTGGCCGTCCTGTTTTCCATCGCCGAACTGCTGGAGGACTACGCGATGGACCGGGCGCGCGATTCCCTGCGGGAGTTGATGGAGCTGTCGCCCGACGAGGCAACAGTTCGGCGGGAGGCCGCAGCGACCGACGGGAGTGAGGCCTCCGAACGAGCGAGCGGTGAAACCGCGAGCAGAGATGGTGAAGAGGTAACCGTCCCGGCCGAGGATGTCGCGGTCGGCGAGACGGTCCTCGTCCGGCCGGGCGAGAAGATCCCACTGGACGGCGTCGTTCGCGAGGGCGAGAGCGCGGTCGACGAGTCACCGATCACCGGCGAGAGCATGCCAGTCGAGAAGGGCGCTGGTGACGAGGTGTTCGCGGGTTCGATCACCGCGGAGGGCTATCTCGAGGTCGAGGTTACCTCGACTTCCGGGGACTCGACGCTCGCACGCATCATCGAACTGGTCCAGGACGCGGAGGCAAACCGCACCGAAAGCGAGCAGTTCGTCGACCGCTTCGCCGGCTACTACACGCCTGTGGTCGTCGTGCTGGCGATCCTGACCGCTGTCGTCCCGCCGCTGTTGATCACCGGGAGTGCGACGCTCGCGCTCGCAGGTTATGAACTCGTCCTGCCGGGTGGCTGGCGGCCCTGGTTCGTCCGCGGGCTGACGCTTTTGGTGATCGCCTGCCCCTGTGCGTTCGTGATCTCGACGCCGGTCTCGGTCGTCTCGGGGATCACCAGCGCCGCCAAGAACGGCGTCCTGATCAAGGGCGGCAACCATCTGGAGGCGATGGGCGACGTCGACGCCATCGCGCTTGACAAGACCGGCACGCTCACGAAGGGCGAACTCGCGGTGACGGACGTCGTTCCCGTGGGCGAGCGCGAGGAAGGCGACGTACTCCGGCGGGCGGCGGCCTTAGAGCGCCGGAGCGAACACCCGATCGCGGCCGCGATCCGCGAGCGTGCCGATCGCGCGGAGATCGACCCGCCCGACCCCGACGACTTCGAGAGCCTCACCGGCAAGGGCGTCCGGGCCGAGGTGGGGGGCGAGACAGCCTACGCCGGCACGCCGGCGCTGTTCGACGAGCTTGGACTCGATCTGGGGGCGCTGGGGTTCGAGACGGGCGGGGACGCCCGGACCGACGGCGGCAGTCTCGAGGGCCGGGCGGCGTCCGGAGAGACCGTCGCCGAGCGGATCGCCGCCCTCGAGCGCGAGGGCAAGACCATCGTGGTCGTCGGCACCGCGAGCGAGGTCTGGGGCGTCGTCGCGGTCGCCGACGAAGTCCGGCCGACGGCCAGGCGTGCGGTCGAGCGGCTTCACGACCTCGGCGTCGAGCACGTCGTCATGCTGACTGGCGACAACGAGGGCACCGCCCGGGCGATCGCTGCGGAAGCCGGCGTCGATGACTACCGTGCCGAACTGCTGCCCGAGGACAAGGTCAGCGCCGTCGAGACGTTACAGGCCGAGTACGGCGACGTGGCGATGGTCGGGGACGGCATCAACGACGCGCCCGCGCTGGCAACCGCCGACGTGGCTGTCGCGATGGGTGCCGCCGGAACC is from Halorhabdus sp. BNX81 and encodes:
- a CDS encoding cation-translocating P-type ATPase, whose translation is MSDDEMAASSGGGEPPTARGADGKTGKAVTARLAVPEMDCPSCASKVDGSLERVDGITEVSLSPTKGTATVTFDPERTSEEGVIAAIEGAGYEVLDGGSGDESERGTDGPDVAPPTEIWTSPRAIKTWIGAAFLVAGLAVEFLLTGGNVEVAAVLDYPIAVADALFLVAIVVSGAPVVRSGIYSARNRSLDIDLLMGVAIIAATGIGYVVEAATLAVLFSIAELLEDYAMDRARDSLRELMELSPDEATVRREAAATDGSEASERASGETASRDGEEVTVPAEDVAVGETVLVRPGEKIPLDGVVREGESAVDESPITGESMPVEKGAGDEVFAGSITAEGYLEVEVTSTSGDSTLARIIELVQDAEANRTESEQFVDRFAGYYTPVVVVLAILTAVVPPLLITGSATLALAGYELVLPGGWRPWFVRGLTLLVIACPCAFVISTPVSVVSGITSAAKNGVLIKGGNHLEAMGDVDAIALDKTGTLTKGELAVTDVVPVGEREEGDVLRRAAALERRSEHPIAAAIRERADRAEIDPPDPDDFESLTGKGVRAEVGGETAYAGTPALFDELGLDLGALGFETGGDARTDGGSLEGRAASGETVAERIAALEREGKTIVVVGTASEVWGVVAVADEVRPTARRAVERLHDLGVEHVVMLTGDNEGTARAIAAEAGVDDYRAELLPEDKVSAVETLQAEYGDVAMVGDGINDAPALATADVAVAMGAAGTDTALETADIALLGDDIGKLPYLYSLSNRANGVIRQNIWASLGVKALLAVGVPIGYVTVAVAVVVGDMGMSLGVTGNAMRLARIEPDSDATVTPSARQGSAAER
- a CDS encoding helix-turn-helix domain-containing protein; the encoded protein is MRELAFALEYDAGCNRVADTLAEHSGARIRSLSLHATDERLWRVDHASGSPDALDAIEDAFRTTDYYADCLATDDCGATQTTDVLDRSAETLVLYSYWERTPVCVSVPHLALDHLGDGLLFDTRHEGRHYTWRIIHSGTGDVAAFFDALETAVGDCAEMEMLRTGVTADPGSGEDGEATLLAPEQEAALRAAVEHGYYENPRDVDVADLAEHLDVPRSTLTYRLRRAEEQLAKGYVAGDPRPEAPPTG